The Chanodichthys erythropterus isolate Z2021 chromosome 14, ASM2448905v1, whole genome shotgun sequence genome window below encodes:
- the dusp19a gene encoding dual specificity protein phosphatase 19: protein MQSLAQEIKSFSKTNLRKQCTRVTTLSGRRIIETWRGSTVQVVEETVQPETACGYVQDNNWDLQVGYIKPYLLLGSQDAAHDFGTLRKYKVTHILNVAYGVENAFPDLFIYKTLSILDLPDTDIISYIKECAQFIDQAKDEKGVVLVHCNSGVSRSVSVVIGYLMLKENQAFGDTFALVKSARPASCPNPGFMEQLKNFRPQDATQANGLGHD from the exons ATGCAGTCGCTTGCACAAGAAATAAAATCCTTCTCCAAAACTAATTTGCGGAAACAATGCACCAGAGTAACGACTTTGAGCGGAAGGCGGATTATTGAGACATGGAGAGGTTCCACTGTACAGGTGGTTGAGGAAACAGTACAGCCTGAAACTGCTTGTGGATATGTTCAGGATAATAACTGGGATCTTCAGGTTGGATATATTAAACCATATCTGTTGCTTG GGTCACAAGATGCCGCTCATGACTTTGGTACTTTGAGGAAATATAAG GTCACACATATATTAAATGTTGCATATGGTGTGGAAAATGCCTTTCCTGACCTGTTCATCTATAAAACACTGAGCATACTGGATCTACCTGACACTGATATCATATCGTATATCAAGGAGTGTGCACAGTTTATAGACCAGGCTAAAGATGAG AAAGGAGTCGTACTTGTCCACTGCAATTCGGGAGTTTCACGTTCTGTCTCAGTTGTCATTGGTTATCTGATGTTAAAGGAAAATCAGGCATTTGGTGACACATTTGCACTGGTGAAATCAGCTCGACCGGCCTCGTGTCCAAATCCAGGTTTCATGGAACAGCTGAAAAACTTCAGACCACAAGACGCTACACAAGCAAACGGTTTGGGTCATGACTGA